Proteins encoded by one window of Candidatus Kapaibacterium thiocyanatum:
- a CDS encoding TIGR02391 family protein: MLIRFESIARSVARWSYGDSSLTPIIHPFDSRDIHPCFPMNVRQLFDNGHYTQATFEAFKFIDKQVAKLSTSSESGKKLMMTAFSEISPSIRLNACSSTSERDEQEGYKFLFAGSIIAIRNPRGHEYDIHDSPGECLDYLALASLLLRRLQQAGFEIKAKTRSK, translated from the coding sequence ATGTTGATCCGATTTGAGAGTATTGCTAGGTCTGTAGCACGCTGGAGTTACGGGGATAGCTCACTAACTCCGATTATACATCCATTTGATTCAAGGGACATACATCCTTGTTTCCCGATGAATGTGCGTCAACTATTCGACAACGGGCATTATACACAGGCCACGTTTGAAGCCTTCAAATTCATTGATAAACAGGTAGCGAAACTGTCCACTTCGAGCGAGAGCGGTAAGAAATTGATGATGACGGCATTTAGTGAAATATCACCGTCGATAAGGCTAAATGCATGCTCGTCTACCTCAGAAAGAGACGAGCAGGAGGGATATAAGTTCTTGTTTGCAGGCTCTATTATTGCCATTCGAAATCCTCGTGGTCATGAGTATGATATACATGATTCACCTGGTGAATGCCTTGACTACCTTGCTCTTGCTTCGCTGCTATTACGCCGTCTTCAGCAAGCAGGGTTCGAGATCAAGGCAAAAACAAGAAGTAAGTAA
- a CDS encoding deoxyhypusine synthase: protein MQRGPISRFMEEQYLHFNAAALVDAAKGYERHLAEGGKMMITLAGAMSTAELGKTLAEMIRQDKVQIISCTGANLEEDIMNLVAHSHYKRVPHYRDLSPQDEWDLLEHGFNRVTDTCIPEEEAFRRIQKHIHKQWKQAQDAGERFFPHEYMYKMLLSGEMEQYYEIDPKNSWMIAAAEKNLPIIVPGWEDSTMGNIFASYCIKGELQPSVMKSGIEYMTWLARWYIENSGGKGIGFFQIGGGIAGDFPICVVPMLYQDMEMEDIPFWSYFCQISDSTTSYGSYSGAVPNEKITWGKLGIDTPKFIIESDATIVAPLVFAWLLGY from the coding sequence ATGCAACGTGGTCCGATTTCACGATTCATGGAAGAACAGTACCTGCACTTCAATGCAGCGGCCCTGGTCGACGCGGCCAAGGGATACGAACGTCATCTCGCAGAAGGCGGCAAGATGATGATCACGCTCGCCGGTGCCATGAGTACAGCAGAGCTCGGGAAGACGCTCGCAGAGATGATCCGCCAGGACAAGGTCCAGATCATCTCCTGTACGGGAGCGAACCTCGAAGAGGACATCATGAACCTCGTGGCCCATTCCCACTACAAGCGCGTGCCGCACTACCGCGACCTGAGCCCGCAGGACGAATGGGATCTGCTCGAGCATGGCTTCAACCGCGTCACCGATACCTGCATTCCCGAAGAAGAAGCGTTCCGCCGTATCCAGAAGCACATCCACAAACAGTGGAAGCAGGCCCAGGATGCAGGCGAGCGGTTCTTCCCGCACGAGTACATGTACAAGATGCTCCTGAGCGGCGAGATGGAGCAGTACTACGAAATCGATCCGAAGAATTCGTGGATGATCGCGGCTGCCGAGAAGAACCTGCCCATCATCGTGCCCGGATGGGAAGATTCCACGATGGGCAACATCTTCGCTTCCTACTGCATCAAGGGTGAGCTCCAGCCGAGCGTGATGAAGAGTGGTATCGAATACATGACGTGGCTCGCCAGGTGGTACATCGAGAATTCCGGTGGCAAGGGCATCGGCTTCTTCCAGATCGGTGGCGGCATCGCCGGCGACTTCCCGATCTGCGTCGTGCCGATGCTGTACCAGGACATGGAGATGGAAGACATTCCGTTCTGGTCCTACTTCTGCCAGATCTCGGACAGCACGACGTCGTACGGCTCCTATTCGGGCGCCGTTCCTAATGAAAAGATCACATGGGGTAAGCTCGGAATCGATACGCCGAAGTTCATCATCGAGTCCGACGCTACGATTGTTGCACCACTAGTATTTGCGTGGCTCCTTGGATACTAA
- a CDS encoding ABC transporter ATP-binding protein — MTPLLEVKNLVTEFRSDIYNVKAVNDVSFTVHKGRTLGIVGESGSGKSVTSLSVMRLVPDPPGRITGGQVLFHEQHGVKDLLKIPEDEMRGYRGNRIAMIFQEPMTSLNPVFTCGDQIIEAIRLHQHVSKDEAAARTLQLLKEVQLPRPESMMKSYPHQLSGGQKQRVMIAMAMSCNPSLLIADEPTTALDVTVQATILDLMRDLQKRHDMSMMFITHDLGVIAEIADDVIVMYKGRIVETGSVQQIFEDPQHPYTKGLLACRPRLDKKLKILPTVRDFMDETADGIITERSHETVDARVHDLEFSRAEIDARNASLAATRPLLDVKNLEVHFPIKSGLFGKTTGYVKAVDGITFDVKPGETLGLVGESGCGKTTTGRAVLRLVEPTGGDVMFDGHNVRALSGSDLKTMRRDFQIIFQDPYSSLNPRLSVGSAIMEVLSVHGIGANDRERKEQVQYLLDKVNLLPRHFNNYPHEFSGGQRQRICIARALALKPKLLICDESVSALDVSVQAQVLNLLVQLRDEFKLTYIFISHDLSVVKFISDRIAVMNAGKIVETGTAQSIYAAPEQDYTRRLISAIPLGTVDVIKRRMADRSAA, encoded by the coding sequence ATGACGCCGTTGCTGGAAGTCAAGAACCTGGTGACCGAATTCCGGTCCGATATCTACAACGTCAAGGCCGTGAACGACGTCAGCTTCACGGTCCACAAGGGACGCACCCTCGGCATCGTCGGTGAGTCGGGGTCCGGAAAGTCCGTCACCAGCCTTTCGGTGATGCGTCTCGTTCCGGATCCTCCGGGACGGATCACGGGAGGCCAGGTGCTGTTCCATGAACAGCATGGAGTGAAGGACCTGCTGAAGATTCCGGAAGACGAGATGCGCGGCTATCGCGGCAACCGCATCGCCATGATCTTCCAGGAGCCGATGACGTCGCTCAACCCCGTCTTCACCTGTGGCGACCAGATCATCGAGGCCATCCGCCTGCATCAGCACGTGAGCAAGGACGAAGCCGCCGCACGTACCCTTCAGCTCCTCAAGGAAGTGCAGTTGCCCCGACCAGAATCGATGATGAAGAGTTACCCTCATCAACTGTCGGGCGGACAGAAGCAGCGTGTGATGATCGCCATGGCCATGTCCTGCAATCCGTCCCTGCTGATCGCCGACGAACCCACGACGGCACTCGACGTCACGGTCCAGGCCACGATCCTCGACCTCATGCGCGACCTTCAGAAGCGCCACGACATGTCCATGATGTTCATCACGCACGATCTCGGCGTCATCGCCGAAATCGCCGACGACGTCATCGTGATGTACAAGGGCCGCATCGTCGAAACGGGATCCGTGCAGCAGATCTTCGAGGATCCGCAGCATCCGTATACGAAGGGTCTGCTGGCCTGCCGTCCACGACTCGACAAGAAGCTCAAGATCCTTCCGACCGTCCGCGATTTCATGGACGAAACGGCCGATGGCATCATCACCGAGCGGTCGCACGAAACGGTCGACGCCCGTGTACACGACCTCGAATTCTCACGTGCCGAAATCGACGCGCGCAATGCATCGCTGGCCGCGACGCGGCCGCTGCTCGACGTCAAGAACCTCGAAGTGCACTTCCCGATCAAGTCCGGCCTCTTCGGCAAGACGACGGGCTACGTCAAGGCCGTCGACGGCATCACGTTCGACGTCAAGCCCGGTGAAACGCTCGGTCTGGTAGGCGAGTCGGGTTGCGGCAAGACGACGACGGGACGTGCCGTCCTGCGCCTCGTCGAGCCGACCGGTGGAGACGTGATGTTCGACGGACACAACGTCCGCGCTCTGTCCGGCTCCGACCTGAAGACCATGCGCAGGGACTTCCAGATCATCTTCCAGGATCCCTATTCGTCGCTGAATCCGCGTCTGAGCGTCGGCAGCGCCATCATGGAAGTGTTGTCCGTCCACGGCATCGGCGCCAACGACAGGGAGCGCAAGGAACAGGTCCAGTACCTCCTCGACAAGGTCAACCTGTTGCCTCGGCACTTCAACAACTATCCGCACGAATTCTCCGGCGGCCAGCGTCAGCGTATCTGTATCGCCCGCGCCCTGGCGCTGAAGCCCAAGCTCCTGATCTGCGACGAATCCGTGAGCGCCCTCGACGTATCGGTCCAGGCCCAGGTGCTCAACCTGCTGGTCCAGTTGCGCGACGAGTTCAAGCTCACCTATATCTTCATCTCCCACGACCTCAGCGTCGTGAAGTTCATCTCCGACCGTATCGCCGTGATGAATGCGGGCAAGATCGTGGAAACGGGCACGGCGCAGAGCATCTATGCCGCACCGGAGCAGGATTATACGCGACGGCTCATCTCCGCCATTCCGCTCGGTACCGTCGACGTGATCAAGCGTCGTATGGCCGACCGATCCGCGGCCTGA
- a CDS encoding uracil phosphoribosyltransferase — translation MTTILEGTALAQDISCVRNGTTPTPSFRAAVRRIGLHLAAEISRHLPARTIDVSTPLETTSGTVIDGTVVLVPVLRAGLGLLDPFLDILPDAAVGYVGLKRNEETLEAHRYYCNLPPLDDSIVIVLDPMLATGGTMCATLDLLKDIPHKATYTASIIAAPEGIAAVTTQHPDVHVVVAQLDRCLNASGFIMPGLGDAGDRLFGT, via the coding sequence ATGACAACGATCCTCGAAGGCACGGCGCTCGCGCAGGACATCTCCTGCGTACGGAACGGAACGACACCGACACCGTCGTTCCGTGCGGCGGTGCGGCGCATCGGTCTCCACCTGGCGGCCGAAATATCCCGCCATCTGCCGGCACGTACCATCGACGTCTCCACACCCCTCGAAACGACGTCGGGCACGGTCATCGACGGAACCGTCGTACTGGTTCCCGTCCTGCGCGCAGGTCTGGGTCTGCTCGATCCCTTCCTCGACATCCTGCCCGATGCGGCGGTGGGTTACGTCGGTCTGAAGCGGAACGAGGAAACGCTGGAAGCGCATCGGTACTACTGCAACCTCCCGCCCCTCGACGACAGCATCGTCATCGTCCTCGACCCCATGCTCGCCACGGGCGGTACGATGTGCGCCACGCTCGATCTCCTGAAAGACATCCCGCACAAGGCCACCTACACCGCGAGTATCATCGCGGCTCCGGAAGGTATCGCAGCCGTGACGACACAGCATCCCGACGTGCACGTCGTCGTGGCTCAGCTCGATCGCTGCCTGAACGCCAGCGGCTTCATCATGCCAGGCCTCGGTGATGCCGGGGACCGCCTCTTCGGTACGTGA
- a CDS encoding peroxiredoxin, which translates to MALAEGTKAPALKGPTDGGGLFDLKDARGSWVVLFFYPKDDTTVCTKEACNFRDNMNPITATGTVLVGISPDSVASHDKFKAKYDLNYPLLSDEGHAYCETYDVWKEKSLYGHKYMGVERTTYIVNPDGIIVKTFPKVRTPKHAETVLKALKALGAGA; encoded by the coding sequence ATGGCACTGGCTGAAGGCACGAAGGCGCCGGCACTGAAGGGACCTACCGACGGCGGAGGATTGTTCGATCTGAAGGATGCGCGAGGTTCGTGGGTCGTCCTCTTCTTCTATCCGAAGGACGATACGACGGTATGCACCAAGGAAGCGTGCAATTTCCGCGACAACATGAATCCCATCACCGCCACGGGAACCGTGCTGGTCGGCATCAGTCCGGACAGTGTGGCCTCGCACGACAAGTTCAAGGCGAAGTACGACCTGAACTATCCCCTGCTCTCCGACGAAGGACATGCCTACTGCGAGACCTACGATGTGTGGAAGGAGAAATCCCTGTACGGACACAAGTACATGGGCGTCGAACGCACGACCTATATCGTGAACCCCGACGGCATCATCGTGAAGACCTTTCCAAAGGTCCGCACGCCGAAACATGCCGAAACCGTACTCAAGGCCCTGAAGGCCCTCGGTGCCGGAGCATGA
- a CDS encoding DNA polymerase III, subunit gamma and tau, whose amino-acid sequence MTEQQSFIVTARKWRPLRFADVVGQEHITTTLKNAIRSERIHHAYLFTGPRGVGKTTCARILARALNCPNAIDCEPCNTCAACTDVLEGRSVDVIEIDGASNNSVDDVRKLRENAKYSPMNGRYKMYIIDEVHMLSTAAFNALLKTLEEPPAHLIFVFATTEIHKVPATILSRCQRFDFRRMEIDTITAQLRHIAANEGYTIDDESLVAIAKKADGSMRDSQSIFDQVVAFCGKDIHYSEVSNALHLIDLDFFFSLSEAVHTHDVTSMFTLSRQVINRGYDLQECLVGLLEHFRNILTVLTTGSTSLIEASETFLKRYAEEAAQFTRADVLRIMTMISQGEAVLRSNPPQPRIRFEFTLVQLAAMDSTVDLTTLLNSIGKGGSAPVRPKPVPVPTPAQPGASATASTPAAPTATPVPAKTIPLTTKAAVTPATPAPQPSLQSIASRWSAFLDTLPESLLFVKTAIDPADLLGVDITDTGITFRPRAEIIHNRLEDKLPQLRENLAAFYGMAVTVHLLPYQRQAGAAVADSESGETPAGGASSIDDSDELLPVEKAIMELFKARRAS is encoded by the coding sequence ATGACCGAACAACAAAGTTTCATCGTCACGGCACGCAAGTGGCGCCCGCTCCGCTTTGCCGATGTCGTTGGCCAGGAACACATTACGACGACGCTCAAGAATGCCATCCGTTCGGAACGCATCCATCATGCCTACCTGTTCACAGGTCCGCGAGGCGTGGGCAAGACGACATGTGCGCGTATTCTGGCGCGTGCCCTGAACTGCCCGAATGCCATCGACTGCGAACCCTGCAATACCTGCGCTGCATGTACGGACGTCCTCGAGGGGCGATCCGTCGACGTCATCGAGATCGACGGCGCTTCGAACAACTCCGTCGACGACGTGCGTAAACTACGCGAGAATGCGAAATATTCCCCGATGAACGGCCGGTACAAGATGTACATCATCGATGAAGTGCACATGCTCTCGACGGCCGCCTTCAACGCCCTGCTGAAAACGCTCGAAGAACCGCCAGCACATCTCATCTTCGTGTTCGCGACGACGGAAATCCACAAGGTTCCCGCCACGATCCTCAGCCGTTGCCAGCGCTTCGACTTCCGGCGGATGGAGATCGATACGATCACGGCACAACTGCGCCATATCGCCGCCAACGAAGGATACACGATCGACGACGAATCGCTCGTCGCCATCGCCAAGAAGGCCGACGGCTCGATGCGCGACTCGCAGTCGATCTTCGACCAGGTCGTGGCCTTCTGCGGTAAGGACATCCACTACAGCGAGGTGAGCAATGCCCTGCACCTCATCGATCTCGACTTCTTCTTCTCGCTCAGCGAGGCCGTCCACACGCACGACGTGACGTCGATGTTCACGCTCTCGCGCCAGGTCATCAACCGTGGCTACGATCTGCAGGAGTGCCTCGTAGGCCTGCTCGAGCATTTCCGCAACATCCTCACCGTCCTCACCACGGGCAGTACATCGCTCATCGAAGCATCGGAGACCTTCCTCAAACGCTATGCGGAAGAGGCCGCGCAGTTCACCCGCGCCGACGTACTGCGCATCATGACGATGATCTCCCAGGGCGAAGCCGTCCTGCGCAGCAACCCGCCGCAACCGCGCATCCGTTTCGAATTCACCCTGGTCCAGCTCGCCGCGATGGATTCGACGGTCGATCTGACGACCCTTCTGAACAGTATTGGCAAGGGTGGTTCCGCACCTGTACGGCCGAAGCCAGTGCCGGTGCCAACGCCGGCACAACCGGGAGCTTCGGCTACCGCATCGACTCCGGCAGCTCCGACGGCAACACCCGTACCGGCGAAGACCATTCCCCTGACCACGAAAGCCGCCGTCACGCCCGCGACTCCGGCACCCCAACCGTCGCTGCAGAGCATCGCATCGCGCTGGAGCGCCTTCCTCGATACGCTTCCGGAATCGCTGCTGTTCGTCAAGACGGCCATCGATCCGGCCGACCTGCTCGGAGTGGACATCACCGATACGGGGATCACCTTCCGGCCCCGTGCCGAGATCATCCACAACCGCCTGGAAGACAAGCTTCCGCAGCTGCGCGAGAACCTCGCCGCCTTCTACGGCATGGCCGTCACGGTGCATCTCCTTCCCTATCAGCGTCAGGCAGGGGCTGCCGTAGCCGACTCCGAATCGGGAGAGACTCCGGCGGGCGGAGCGTCGTCCATCGACGATTCCGACGAACTGCTGCCCGTGGAAAAAGCCATCATGGAACTCTTCAAGGCACGCCGGGCATCGTAG